The following coding sequences are from one uncultured Desulfobacter sp. window:
- a CDS encoding TRAP transporter large permease subunit yields MSAGLIALSLLGAFLFLVVIGVPIGFALGLSGVLGLVMMDVNFLMFSQALIAGIDNFALLAIPFFVLLGAILSKSRISQSLIELADELIGFLPGGLAVGTVLSSMLFATASGSGPATVAAIGSITIPEMENRGYPPAFSMGVAATAGALGPIIPPSIPLIIYGVVAEESILKLFLAGLGAGILFAALMVAYSIFRAVREGISRSGRRPSPIRVLRLLWQARYALGAPVLVLGGIYSGVFTPTEAGAIGCIYAVIVGVFFQQTLDLKGFVECFAESTKSSAMIMFVIAGANLFAWLMASAQIPAIAAEAISAISANKYVFLLLVNILFLFIGSLLDTPAAIVIIVPILEPIAVNLGIDPIHLGAVIVVNFVIGYITAPFGYNLFVTKTITGRGMGQVSLSVMPFLLVCLFGLMLVTYIPQITLTLPTLFD; encoded by the coding sequence ATGAGTGCAGGACTGATTGCCCTGTCTCTTTTGGGCGCTTTTCTGTTTTTAGTGGTCATCGGTGTGCCCATTGGATTTGCCCTGGGGCTTTCCGGGGTACTTGGGCTTGTCATGATGGACGTCAATTTTCTGATGTTCTCCCAGGCTTTGATCGCAGGCATAGACAATTTTGCCCTGCTGGCCATTCCATTCTTTGTGCTTCTCGGGGCCATTTTGTCCAAAAGCCGGATCTCCCAGTCACTGATTGAACTGGCCGATGAACTGATCGGGTTTTTGCCCGGCGGCCTGGCCGTGGGCACGGTGTTGTCGTCCATGCTCTTTGCCACGGCATCGGGGTCGGGGCCGGCCACGGTGGCGGCCATTGGGTCCATCACCATCCCGGAGATGGAAAACCGGGGCTATCCCCCCGCCTTTTCCATGGGGGTGGCGGCCACAGCCGGCGCCCTTGGGCCCATCATCCCGCCGAGTATCCCCTTGATTATTTACGGGGTGGTGGCCGAAGAGTCCATCCTCAAACTCTTCCTGGCAGGCCTTGGTGCGGGAATCCTCTTTGCTGCACTTATGGTGGCCTATTCAATTTTTCGGGCCGTGCGTGAGGGCATTTCCCGGAGCGGCCGCCGTCCCTCGCCGATTCGGGTGCTGCGGTTGCTCTGGCAGGCCAGGTATGCCCTCGGCGCGCCGGTACTTGTCCTGGGCGGTATCTACTCGGGTGTATTTACGCCCACCGAAGCCGGGGCCATCGGATGTATCTACGCCGTTATTGTTGGTGTGTTTTTTCAACAAACCCTTGATCTTAAAGGGTTTGTTGAATGTTTTGCAGAAAGCACCAAAAGTTCCGCCATGATCATGTTTGTCATCGCCGGCGCAAACCTGTTTGCATGGCTCATGGCCTCGGCCCAGATCCCTGCCATTGCCGCCGAAGCCATCTCCGCGATTTCTGCAAACAAATATGTCTTTTTGCTGCTGGTCAACATTTTGTTCCTTTTTATCGGATCATTACTGGACACGCCGGCCGCCATAGTTATTATTGTTCCTATACTGGAACCCATTGCCGTGAATCTGGGCATTGATCCGATTCATCTGGGGGCGGTGATTGTGGTCAATTTTGTTATCGGCTATATTACCGCGCCGTTTGGTTATAATCTGTTTGTGACCAAAACCATTACCGGCAGGGGCATGGGGCAGGTGAGTCTGTCGGTGATGCCCTTTTTGCTGGTCTGTCTGTTCGGATTGATGCTGGTAACTTATATCCCCCAGATTACGCTAACCCTACCGACCTTATTTGATTAG
- a CDS encoding FAD-linked oxidase C-terminal domain-containing protein, with protein MISENVIQELKEICGSKFVSCDKTDRLLYSYDATRKQFLPDVVVHPADAQAVSRIMTLAHHHRIPVYPRGAGTGFTGGALPVQGGMVMGMSRMNRILDIDQENLVAVVEPGVVTGDFQKAVEALGLFYPPDPASLKVSSLGGNVAECAGGPRCVKYGVTKDYVIGLEVVTPTGDLIETGGTTMKGVVGYDLTKLFCGSEGTLAVITKIILKLLPKPQAKKTMLVVFDAIDGAAKAVSAIVREKIIPATLEFMDGRTLDCLRQTTGLAMPEGAGAALIIEVDGDQEFLDKQAQRILKVVEPLGVLENRVANTFEESEAIWNIRRSVSPSLKKLELEKFNEDICVPRSRLPEMIRRIDKISDKYNMPIVNFGHAGDGNIHVNIMADKEDAEQMANAEHAIEELFRATLELGGTMSGEHGVGIMKAPYLSLELSNQSILYMKTLKKALDPHNILNPGKIFPDDAGAVK; from the coding sequence ATGATATCTGAAAACGTGATCCAGGAACTCAAAGAGATCTGCGGATCTAAATTTGTCAGCTGTGATAAGACAGATCGTCTTTTGTACAGCTATGATGCCACGCGCAAACAATTTCTCCCGGATGTTGTGGTCCACCCGGCCGATGCCCAGGCCGTATCCCGGATCATGACCCTGGCCCACCACCACCGTATCCCGGTGTATCCCCGGGGGGCGGGTACCGGATTTACCGGTGGCGCCCTGCCGGTGCAGGGAGGTATGGTGATGGGCATGAGCCGTATGAACCGCATCCTGGACATTGACCAGGAAAATCTTGTGGCCGTGGTGGAACCCGGTGTGGTCACAGGCGATTTCCAGAAGGCCGTGGAAGCACTGGGCCTGTTTTATCCCCCGGACCCGGCCTCTTTGAAGGTTTCCAGCCTGGGGGGCAACGTGGCCGAATGTGCCGGCGGCCCCCGGTGCGTCAAGTACGGGGTGACCAAGGATTATGTCATCGGCCTGGAGGTGGTAACCCCCACAGGTGACCTGATTGAAACCGGCGGAACCACCATGAAAGGTGTGGTGGGCTACGATTTGACCAAACTTTTCTGCGGCTCCGAAGGCACCCTGGCTGTAATCACAAAAATTATTCTCAAATTGCTGCCCAAACCCCAGGCCAAAAAGACCATGCTGGTGGTGTTCGATGCCATTGACGGCGCGGCCAAGGCTGTGTCCGCCATTGTCCGGGAAAAAATCATTCCCGCCACCCTGGAATTCATGGACGGCCGGACCCTGGACTGCCTGCGCCAGACCACAGGGCTTGCCATGCCCGAAGGTGCCGGTGCCGCCCTGATCATTGAGGTGGATGGAGACCAGGAGTTTCTGGACAAGCAGGCCCAAAGGATTTTAAAGGTGGTGGAACCCTTGGGGGTCTTGGAAAACCGGGTGGCCAATACATTTGAGGAGAGTGAAGCAATCTGGAACATCCGCAGGTCGGTCTCTCCGTCGCTGAAAAAGCTGGAACTTGAAAAATTCAACGAAGATATCTGTGTGCCCAGGTCCAGGCTGCCGGAGATGATCCGCCGCATTGACAAGATTTCCGACAAGTATAACATGCCCATTGTGAACTTCGGACATGCCGGGGACGGCAATATCCACGTCAATATCATGGCGGACAAAGAGGATGCCGAGCAAATGGCCAATGCCGAACATGCCATTGAGGAGCTGTTCCGGGCCACGCTGGAACTGGGCGGAACCATGAGCGGCGAGCACGGTGTGGGCATTATGAAAGCCCCCTATCTCTCCCTGGAGCTGTCGAATCAGTCCATTTTGTACATGAAAACCCTTAAAAAAGCCTTGGACCCCCATAATATCCTCAATCCGGGTAAGATTTTTCCAGACGATGCCGGAGCGGTAAAATGA
- a CDS encoding (Fe-S)-binding protein has protein sequence MKDLEQYREWSQACVKCGACRATCPVFKAENQEGSVARGKITLAQAMMDGQLFPEEKLVHDLSQCLLCGSCANQCPNQVPTHEIVAAARRQVAEEKGLSGFGKGVAALLTHKKVMEWTSKSGGLASRLVCRQIPDTSGLRLRFPVPGIPRERTFPKPSFKPFLKRDIRQTVSAATGPKVLFFTGCGINYLYPEIGEYLVRILNFMGVHVTLTDEQVCCGLPALSSGAGDAVDTLAQRNLKALRVHAFDHVLTACASCHGALAEMYPSLGVEYQLFAEKTRDVMDFLMEMGLVDRLAALPRSEEPIKVTYHDPCHLRNHGLTKAPRQLLAALPQVDHVEMADAATCCGLGGTFSVHHYETSQEIGNQKADNVAQTGAKIVATACPGCMIQLQDSLNRQGVPAGVAHLLELVCQALPDKY, from the coding sequence ATGAAAGATCTGGAACAATACCGGGAGTGGAGCCAGGCCTGTGTCAAGTGCGGTGCCTGCCGGGCCACATGTCCCGTGTTCAAGGCCGAGAACCAGGAAGGCAGCGTGGCCCGGGGAAAGATCACCCTGGCCCAGGCCATGATGGACGGCCAGCTTTTTCCCGAAGAGAAACTGGTTCATGATCTGTCCCAGTGTCTGCTGTGCGGCAGCTGCGCCAACCAGTGCCCCAACCAGGTGCCCACCCATGAGATCGTGGCGGCGGCCCGCAGGCAGGTGGCGGAAGAGAAAGGGTTGTCCGGATTTGGTAAGGGCGTGGCCGCCCTGCTGACCCATAAAAAGGTCATGGAGTGGACCAGTAAAAGCGGGGGATTGGCATCCCGGCTGGTGTGCCGGCAGATCCCCGACACAAGCGGTTTAAGGCTGCGGTTTCCTGTGCCGGGTATTCCCCGGGAGCGTACATTCCCCAAGCCCTCGTTCAAGCCCTTTTTGAAGCGGGATATCCGGCAGACGGTTTCCGCTGCCACGGGTCCCAAGGTGCTTTTTTTTACCGGCTGCGGTATCAATTATCTCTACCCTGAAATTGGTGAGTATCTGGTTCGCATTCTTAACTTTATGGGCGTTCATGTCACCCTCACCGATGAACAGGTGTGTTGCGGACTTCCGGCGCTCTCCTCGGGTGCCGGGGACGCGGTGGATACCCTGGCCCAAAGAAATTTGAAGGCGTTAAGGGTTCATGCCTTTGATCATGTACTCACGGCCTGCGCCTCCTGCCACGGTGCCCTGGCTGAAATGTATCCCAGTCTGGGGGTCGAGTATCAGCTGTTTGCCGAAAAGACCCGGGACGTGATGGATTTTTTGATGGAGATGGGGCTGGTTGACAGATTGGCCGCGTTGCCCCGATCAGAAGAGCCGATCAAGGTCACCTATCACGATCCCTGCCACCTGAGAAATCATGGCCTGACCAAAGCCCCCAGGCAATTGCTCGCAGCGTTGCCCCAGGTCGACCATGTTGAGATGGCCGATGCGGCAACCTGCTGCGGCCTAGGCGGCACGTTTTCCGTACACCACTACGAAACCAGCCAGGAGATCGGTAATCAGAAGGCGGACAATGTGGCCCAAACCGGGGCCAAAATTGTGGCAACCGCCTGTCCGGGCTGCATGATTCAGCTCCAGGACAGCCTTAACCGCCAGGGTGTGCCTGCCGGAGTGGCCCATCTGTTGGAATTGGTGTGTCAGGCATTGCCGGATAAATACTAA
- a CDS encoding ABC transporter substrate-binding protein codes for MLRTTSRIIITVFMAAILTWGTAFAGKAPKIKIGSVGWTGVTIKTELAVAILDSIGYDAKNLTMSVPITYMALSKGDVDFFLGNWMPTMANISGKYFENGSVIQSSVNMPGAKYTLAVPSFCVDQGLKDFKDIVKFGDALDWKIYGIEAGNDGNMVIQNMIDKNMFGLGKFKLVASSEMAMLAEVQSFAQQKKPIVFLGWAPHSMNERIDMTYLTGSTADTFGGDDGTATVWTNTRKGFDKDMPNVATFLKNYTFPVAMINQIMTAMHNQKGLSPRNAGLIWLKHHPDTYRGWLKNVTTTDGKPAAPVFAATLEKISE; via the coding sequence ATGTTACGCACCACAAGTCGAATCATAATCACCGTGTTTATGGCCGCAATACTCACCTGGGGAACGGCCTTTGCCGGCAAGGCACCCAAAATCAAAATCGGAAGTGTGGGCTGGACCGGCGTCACCATTAAAACCGAGTTGGCGGTGGCCATCCTTGACAGCATCGGCTATGACGCAAAGAACCTGACCATGTCGGTTCCCATCACCTACATGGCCTTGTCCAAAGGGGATGTGGATTTTTTCCTGGGCAACTGGATGCCCACCATGGCCAACATCTCCGGTAAATATTTTGAAAACGGCAGCGTGATTCAGTCTTCGGTCAATATGCCCGGTGCCAAATATACCCTGGCTGTCCCATCCTTCTGCGTGGACCAGGGACTTAAGGATTTCAAGGATATTGTAAAATTCGGTGATGCCCTGGACTGGAAAATCTACGGCATTGAGGCCGGCAACGACGGCAATATGGTCATCCAGAATATGATCGATAAAAATATGTTCGGCCTGGGTAAATTCAAGCTGGTGGCGTCCAGTGAAATGGCCATGCTGGCCGAAGTTCAGTCCTTTGCCCAGCAAAAGAAACCCATTGTATTCCTCGGCTGGGCACCCCACAGCATGAACGAACGCATTGACATGACCTATCTGACCGGCAGCACCGCAGACACCTTTGGCGGAGACGACGGGACCGCCACGGTCTGGACCAACACCCGCAAAGGCTTTGACAAAGATATGCCCAATGTGGCGACCTTTTTGAAGAACTATACCTTTCCCGTTGCCATGATCAACCAGATCATGACCGCCATGCACAACCAGAAGGGTCTCTCCCCCCGGAATGCCGGACTGATCTGGCTCAAACACCACCCGGACACCTACCGGGGCTGGCTGAAAAACGTAACCACCACCGACGGCAAGCCCGCGGCTCCGGTTTTTGCAGCCACCCTTGAAAAAATATCAGAATAA
- the betA gene encoding choline dehydrogenase — protein sequence MKKTQYDYIIIGGGSAGCALANRLSASPENRVLMLDAGRPDYIWDLFIHMPAGLTVPLGNKWYDWCYESDPEPFMNNRKIFHGRGKVLGGSSSINGMIYIRGNAMDYQRWSKDEGMENWDYAHCLPYFKRLEDRMANPDKYHGKEGPLNLEIGPCTNPLFQAFFKAVQEAGYPLTDDVNGFCQEGFAPFDRNIKKGKRWSAARAYYHPVKHRKNLKLITRAMATRILFSGKRAEGVTFSRGKNRSETAYGRHLICCGGAINTPQLLQLSGVADADLLQDLDIPVAQDLPGVGKNLQDHLEVYVQYGCKQPVSMAPALKWYNKPGIGLDWLLHKKGAAATNHFEAGGFIRSNETVAYPNIQFHFLPVAIRYDGSSPSSDHGYQVHIGPMYSDARGEINIKSRDPFQHPSMRFNYLSTEQDRKEWVEAVRSARRIMNQPAFEAFNKGELSPGPSVETDEQILDWVAADGETALHPSCTCKMGKDEMAVVDPDTMQVHGTQGLYAVDASVMPYITNGNIYSPVMMIAEKAADQILGNTLLKPEFSDYYLHGAGAVSAPKK from the coding sequence ATGAAAAAAACGCAGTATGACTACATCATCATCGGGGGCGGATCAGCCGGTTGCGCACTGGCCAACAGACTGAGCGCATCCCCTGAAAACCGGGTGCTGATGCTGGATGCCGGCCGCCCCGACTATATATGGGATCTGTTTATCCACATGCCCGCAGGGCTCACCGTCCCCCTGGGCAACAAATGGTACGACTGGTGCTACGAGTCCGACCCGGAACCGTTCATGAACAACCGGAAAATTTTCCATGGCCGGGGCAAGGTGCTCGGCGGTTCAAGCTCCATCAACGGCATGATTTATATCCGGGGCAATGCCATGGATTACCAGCGCTGGTCCAAAGATGAAGGCATGGAGAACTGGGACTATGCCCATTGCCTGCCCTATTTCAAACGCCTGGAAGACAGAATGGCCAACCCGGACAAATACCACGGCAAAGAGGGACCGCTGAATCTGGAGATCGGTCCATGCACCAACCCCTTGTTCCAGGCATTTTTCAAGGCGGTTCAGGAGGCAGGCTATCCCTTGACCGACGATGTCAACGGATTCTGCCAGGAAGGGTTTGCCCCCTTTGACCGGAACATCAAAAAGGGCAAACGCTGGAGTGCGGCCCGGGCTTATTACCATCCGGTCAAACACCGCAAAAACCTTAAACTGATCACCCGGGCCATGGCCACCCGGATTCTGTTCAGCGGAAAACGCGCCGAAGGGGTGACCTTTTCCCGGGGAAAAAATCGCAGCGAAACCGCATACGGCCGCCATCTCATCTGCTGCGGCGGCGCCATCAACACCCCCCAGCTGCTTCAGCTTTCCGGTGTTGCAGATGCAGACCTGCTCCAGGATCTTGACATTCCCGTGGCCCAGGACCTACCCGGCGTGGGTAAAAACCTCCAGGACCACCTGGAAGTGTACGTTCAGTATGGGTGTAAACAGCCCGTATCCATGGCCCCGGCCCTGAAATGGTACAACAAACCCGGGATTGGTCTTGACTGGCTGCTCCACAAAAAAGGGGCTGCCGCCACCAACCATTTTGAGGCCGGCGGATTTATCCGAAGCAACGAGACCGTGGCCTACCCCAACATTCAGTTTCATTTTCTACCCGTGGCCATCCGGTACGACGGCTCATCGCCCAGTTCGGACCATGGCTACCAGGTCCACATCGGCCCCATGTACTCCGATGCCAGGGGCGAAATCAATATCAAATCCAGGGACCCGTTTCAGCATCCGTCCATGCGGTTCAATTACCTGTCAACGGAACAGGACCGCAAAGAGTGGGTGGAAGCGGTCAGGAGCGCCCGCAGGATCATGAACCAGCCGGCATTTGAAGCATTTAACAAGGGCGAACTGTCGCCGGGACCTTCGGTGGAGACCGACGAACAGATTCTCGACTGGGTGGCAGCCGACGGCGAAACCGCACTCCATCCCTCGTGTACCTGTAAGATGGGCAAAGACGAGATGGCGGTGGTTGATCCCGATACCATGCAGGTTCACGGCACCCAAGGCCTTTACGCCGTAGACGCCTCGGTCATGCCTTACATCACCAACGGCAATATCTACTCGCCGGTCATGATGATCGCAGAGAAAGCCGCGGACCAGATCCTTGGCAACACCTTGTTGAAACCGGAATTTTCAGACTATTACCTGCACGGTGCAGGTGCAGTCAGCGCCCCAAAAAAATAA
- a CDS encoding GntR family transcriptional regulator, with protein MNTDHLINFTPVMGTKKAEAIRLQIEAAIQDNLFMPGDRLPSERELQDAFKTSRGSVREALGALKQKGLLEARKGARGGYYIREIDINDTIDQLAVMIKHQQMPLAKLLEFQYAMDQAVLAAALTNGKPSDIDQLDTLADELVLLCGAPDPDYEQISALDKKLNLLMVKMTKNPFFEWMMRSVQLTFRSYEFVVYQTPSVRNAIALNWKNVAKAVRNRDFQRSTRLYGHWYVLLEQCLRKQFGDTVFEETPVPPKSADPEK; from the coding sequence ATGAACACAGACCACCTCATCAATTTCACGCCCGTGATGGGTACCAAAAAAGCCGAAGCCATACGGCTCCAGATCGAGGCGGCGATCCAGGACAACCTATTTATGCCGGGCGACCGGCTCCCCAGTGAGCGGGAACTACAGGATGCCTTTAAAACCAGCCGGGGATCGGTGCGGGAGGCCTTGGGGGCGTTGAAACAAAAAGGGCTTTTGGAGGCCAGAAAAGGGGCCAGGGGCGGTTATTACATCCGGGAAATCGACATCAATGACACCATTGACCAGCTGGCCGTGATGATCAAACACCAGCAGATGCCCCTGGCAAAACTGCTGGAGTTCCAATACGCCATGGACCAGGCGGTTCTGGCCGCAGCCTTGACCAACGGCAAGCCGTCGGACATTGATCAACTGGACACACTGGCCGATGAACTGGTTTTGCTGTGCGGTGCCCCGGACCCGGATTATGAACAGATTTCAGCCCTTGACAAAAAATTGAATCTGCTGATGGTGAAAATGACGAAGAACCCCTTTTTTGAATGGATGATGCGATCTGTTCAGCTCACCTTCCGGTCCTACGAATTTGTCGTGTACCAGACCCCGTCCGTGCGCAATGCCATTGCCCTGAACTGGAAAAATGTAGCCAAGGCCGTCAGGAATCGGGATTTTCAACGGTCCACCAGGCTGTACGGCCACTGGTATGTGCTACTGGAGCAATGCCTTCGCAAGCAGTTCGGCGATACGGTGTTCGAGGAGACACCGGTACCGCCGAAAAGCGCCGATCCTGAAAAATAA
- the betB gene encoding betaine-aldehyde dehydrogenase: MSQGLYKNYVNGKFMDTKTGERFSVVNPATGEEIYQVEKADEHVLNAAVESAKKGFQIWSAMDATQRSRILMKAVSILQEKNDELARIEVLDTGKPLQEAAEVDVITGAEVIEFFAGIAPGIEGCQQDLGQDFYYTRREPLGVCAGIGAWNYPIQIACWKSGPALACGNSMIFKPSEETPRGAIELAKVYTQAGVPDGVFNVVQGAADVGQWLTRSPDIEKVSFTGEVGTGKKVMTGAATTLKDVTMELGGKSPLIVFEDADIDDAVSAAMLGNFYTQGEICTNCTRVFVHEKIKPLFLETLLSRIRDNIKIGDPMDLATNFGALISKNHRDKVLGYIESARQQGATQLCGQSLPDLPGHLSNGYFVPPVVFSDCTDEMTIVQEEIFGPVMAVLGFDDEETVIRRANATHYGLAAGVFTKDIQRAHRVIHRLEAGICWINAYGNSPAQMAVGGYKHSGIGRENGTETIRHYTQVKSVYMGMGPIESPF, translated from the coding sequence ATGTCACAGGGTTTATATAAAAATTACGTCAACGGCAAATTCATGGATACCAAGACCGGCGAACGATTTTCCGTGGTCAATCCGGCCACCGGAGAAGAGATTTACCAGGTGGAAAAGGCTGACGAACATGTGCTCAATGCCGCTGTGGAAAGTGCGAAAAAAGGATTTCAAATCTGGTCGGCCATGGATGCGACCCAGCGCAGCCGGATTCTCATGAAAGCCGTATCCATCCTCCAGGAAAAAAATGACGAACTGGCCCGCATTGAAGTGCTGGATACCGGAAAACCCCTTCAGGAAGCGGCCGAGGTGGACGTGATCACAGGGGCCGAGGTGATCGAATTTTTTGCAGGTATTGCACCGGGAATCGAAGGCTGCCAGCAGGACCTTGGTCAAGATTTCTATTATACCCGCAGAGAGCCTTTAGGGGTGTGCGCCGGCATCGGCGCCTGGAATTATCCCATTCAGATTGCCTGCTGGAAATCCGGGCCGGCCCTGGCCTGCGGTAACAGCATGATTTTTAAACCCTCCGAAGAAACGCCCAGGGGCGCCATTGAGCTGGCAAAGGTTTACACCCAAGCCGGTGTGCCCGACGGTGTATTCAACGTTGTTCAGGGCGCTGCAGATGTCGGACAGTGGCTCACCCGGAGCCCGGACATTGAAAAAGTATCTTTCACCGGAGAGGTGGGTACCGGCAAAAAGGTGATGACGGGCGCGGCCACGACCCTCAAAGACGTCACCATGGAGCTTGGGGGAAAATCCCCGTTGATCGTCTTTGAGGATGCCGACATTGACGATGCGGTGAGCGCGGCGATGCTGGGTAATTTCTACACCCAGGGAGAGATCTGCACCAACTGCACCCGGGTCTTTGTCCATGAAAAGATAAAACCGTTGTTTCTGGAAACCCTTTTGTCTCGTATCCGGGACAACATCAAAATTGGCGATCCCATGGACCTTGCCACCAACTTTGGGGCCTTGATCTCCAAAAACCATCGGGACAAGGTACTGGGTTACATTGAATCCGCACGGCAGCAGGGCGCAACCCAGTTGTGCGGCCAGAGCCTGCCCGATCTGCCCGGGCATTTAAGCAACGGCTATTTTGTACCGCCGGTGGTCTTTTCCGACTGCACCGATGAGATGACCATTGTCCAAGAGGAGATCTTCGGCCCGGTCATGGCCGTTCTCGGGTTTGACGACGAAGAGACGGTGATCCGACGGGCCAACGCCACCCACTACGGCCTGGCCGCCGGGGTGTTCACCAAAGATATCCAGCGGGCCCACCGGGTGATCCACCGGCTTGAAGCAGGTATCTGCTGGATCAATGCATACGGCAACTCTCCGGCCCAGATGGCTGTGGGCGGCTACAAACACTCGGGCATCGGCCGGGAAAACGGCACCGAAACCATCCGTCACTACACCCAGGTTAAATCCGTTTACATGGGCATGGGTCCCATTGAATCGCCCTTTTAA